TTTAGGGTAAATTTACAATGGATTTTTTATTGAAATTTTATGCTGCAACTTCTTGGAATTCTATTATACACCAAACAGATGATAATATCAGTTGTTATATGTAAATTGTTTGGAGCAATAGATCCATATTATGAGGGGTGTTGTGCAAAATGGTTTAACTTTGTGGCTAAGAACTTTACAATTCCACTATTAGTTGGAATAGGAGTGGCTTATACAAGTATAGAGCAAGTTCTAGCATCATTTAGCTTAACTTATATAGTTTTAGTTACAACAACTGTTGTAGGGGCTATTATAGGTACAGCAATAGTTGGACATTTTATAGGTTTCTATGTGATAGAAGGGTCTATAACTGCAGGACTTTGTATGGCAAATATGGGTGGAACAGGAGATGTGGCTGTTTTATCAGCAGCAAATAGAATGGTACTTATGCCATTTGCTCAGATCTCTTCAAGAATAGGTGGGGCGTTTATGTTACTACTCACTTCCCTTATAATAAATTTTGTAAAATAAAAAAGAGTTGATAAAAAAGGAAAAAAGTTACTTCAGAGTAATTTTTTTCCTTTTTAGTTTAAAATTTAACTATTTTTAGAATGTTTTGACTAGGGAATTCAATAACCTCAATTTTATCAAGATCAGTTATACTAGAAAAATTATCACTTAAAAGAGTATCAAAATTTTTGCTCTGATCAATAAAGATAAATCCACCGTCAATAACTTGAGAACTATTTTTACCATAGGCTGTAACTCTATATTGAACAAATCTCTTTTTAGTAAGATTTTTTAATGTTCCTTTTATATGAAGTCTACCATTTTTTTTATAGACTTTATAGTTGTAGAGATCAACTTTTGGGGGAAGATCACCAACCCAAGCAAACATCTGTATAGCTATATTTACTCCAAATTGAGTGCCTGCTACAAGGGCAGTTTTTTCTTTATCAAAGACAAAATCTGGAATGGTAATACTCTCTATGTAAGTATAGAAGGCATACTCTCCTACTTGAGCATTCAAAGGAGAGTTAGCAAAAATCTTCAAGCACCTGCTCTCTCCAGGTTTTATAGTCATATATCTAGGCTGAAATACCACCCACTTATCCATACTCTTCTCCTTTATTTTACTAGGAAGAGCACTAAATCGGTAACGAACAGTATGGTTTGTCTTATTACTTATGGTATATTCTTGAAAAGCACCTCCATTATCCAGACGTTGTCCAAAATAATCTGGGGTAATTTCAAAGGCAAATAGATTTAAAGTGATTATGAAGGTAAAAATAAGTGTTGTAATTTTTTTCATAGTTAGCTCCTTTTTAAAATTTTCCACTCTTATTTTTTGGAACAAGAGTAACCTTTACATTTAATCTCCCTTGGTAGTATCCTGGGATAGTTTTTGTGTAATCAACAATTTGGGCTGTGATTAGAAATTTTCTTTTGTTAAATCGTTCATCAACACTTATTGGCTCTTTAGGTATGATTGAGTTAACCTGAGCAGTAACAAATTTTGTAGGATCAAGTCTGTTCTTTTTTCCAATATATTTTAAAGTCATACTTTTTTCAGTTTCGACTAAACAATCATAATTTTTATTGTATTCAGTAGCTATTTCAGCTGTTTTTTTCTCACCAATAGAACCATTTTTAACTTTACCAAATTCAAAATTTTGAAGGGTATTAACAAGGAGGTCAGGTTTTGGATCTTCAGTAAAAAGAATTTCCAAAACAGTATTGGGAAGGAGAAAGCCACCATAGAACTCAG
The genomic region above belongs to Fusobacterium sp. SYSU M8D902 and contains:
- a CDS encoding 2-hydroxycarboxylate transporter family protein — its product is MLQLLGILLYTKQMIISVVICKLFGAIDPYYEGCCAKWFNFVAKNFTIPLLVGIGVAYTSIEQVLASFSLTYIVLVTTTVVGAIIGTAIVGHFIGFYVIEGSITAGLCMANMGGTGDVAVLSAANRMVLMPFAQISSRIGGAFMLLLTSLIINFVK